A window from Micromonospora profundi encodes these proteins:
- a CDS encoding ABC transporter ATP-binding protein — protein sequence MSTNNTPQATPGTSSLLEVDGLRRHFALSRGRMLRAVDGVSLRIDSGRTLALVGESGSGKSTLGRCVVRMDEPTDGQIRFDGEDITHLRHRDLRTIRQRMQMVFQSPYTSLSPRMSVGASIAEPLQIHGLPDGLSPADRVREVLDMVGLPASVETRRPSQLSGGQRQRIGLARALALSPKLLVADEPTASLDLTSQAQIVNLLLELQGRLSLAMLFITHDLGLAHHLSHECAVMYLGRIVEAGPTVELMRQPLHPYTHLLVSTRSRGPAAPSEAESVPSPINPPAGCHFRSRCPIAVDKCATEYPPLQATPSGRQVACHRPGVLELSGTATARIPQPETWPRPPAATAAPTTTALTSSPIPSAGASHD from the coding sequence ATGAGCACCAACAACACTCCGCAGGCGACCCCGGGCACGTCGAGCCTGCTTGAGGTGGACGGCCTCCGGCGTCACTTCGCGCTCTCCCGTGGCCGCATGCTCAGGGCGGTCGACGGCGTCTCCCTGCGCATCGACAGTGGGCGGACCCTCGCGCTCGTCGGCGAGAGCGGGTCGGGCAAGAGCACCCTCGGCCGGTGCGTGGTCCGGATGGACGAGCCCACCGACGGCCAGATCCGCTTCGACGGCGAGGACATCACCCACCTGCGGCACCGTGACCTGCGCACGATCCGCCAGCGGATGCAGATGGTCTTCCAGAGTCCGTACACCTCGTTGAGCCCGCGCATGAGCGTCGGCGCCTCCATCGCGGAGCCGTTGCAGATCCACGGCCTGCCCGACGGCCTAAGCCCCGCCGACCGGGTGCGGGAGGTGCTCGACATGGTCGGCCTGCCGGCGTCCGTCGAGACCCGACGCCCCAGCCAGCTCAGCGGCGGGCAGCGGCAGCGCATCGGGCTCGCCCGGGCGCTCGCGTTGAGCCCGAAGCTGCTCGTGGCGGACGAGCCGACGGCATCTCTCGACCTGACCAGCCAGGCGCAGATCGTCAACCTCCTCCTGGAGCTTCAGGGCAGGTTGAGCCTGGCAATGCTGTTCATCACGCACGACCTCGGGCTCGCCCACCACCTCAGCCACGAGTGCGCCGTGATGTATCTCGGACGGATCGTCGAGGCGGGGCCGACGGTGGAGCTGATGCGCCAGCCGTTGCACCCCTACACCCACCTGCTGGTGTCCACCCGGTCGCGCGGCCCTGCCGCGCCGTCCGAGGCCGAGTCGGTGCCGTCCCCGATCAACCCTCCGGCCGGCTGCCACTTCCGTTCGCGTTGCCCGATCGCCGTCGACAAGTGCGCGACCGAGTACCCGCCGTTGCAGGCCACGCCCAGCGGTCGTCAGGTGGCGTGCCATAGGCCGGGAGTGCTGGAGCTGTCGGGAACTGCCACGGCCCGCATTCCTCAGCCCGAAACCTGGCCCAGGCCACCTGCCGCGACCGCGGCACCGACCACCACAGCCCTCACCAGTTCGCCAATCCCCAGTGCAGGAGCATCACATGACTGA
- a CDS encoding ABC transporter permease: MTEQALQPGVGGEAGPTVPKADVRTRTRGPLGRLARRPGAMVALGFLLLVALTAIFAPLIAPHDPVVQDLARSRQPPAFLDGGDTTYLFGTDEFGRDLLSRIIYGARISLFVGTVSATIAMLLGTTMGLIAGYFERRVGPTILRFADIQFSLPFYVIAIAVVALFGPSLRNLVILLSFWGWATYARTIAVTVSQLKRMEYVQASRLQWSSVARIMRVHLLPGVSSSVIVLWTTSVGGLILVESALSFIGLGVQVPDFSWGSMLGGAQTELQGAWWVAIVPGVFLTATIVAFYVLGDALRDILNQPVPKDH, translated from the coding sequence ATGACGGAGCAAGCGCTCCAGCCCGGTGTGGGCGGCGAGGCGGGCCCGACCGTGCCGAAGGCCGACGTACGGACGCGCACGCGCGGCCCGCTGGGGCGGCTCGCGCGCCGCCCCGGCGCGATGGTCGCTCTGGGGTTTCTGCTGCTTGTCGCCCTCACGGCGATCTTCGCACCGCTGATCGCCCCGCACGACCCCGTCGTCCAGGACCTCGCCAGGTCCCGGCAGCCTCCGGCGTTCCTGGACGGTGGCGACACGACGTACCTGTTCGGCACCGACGAGTTCGGACGGGACCTGCTCTCGCGAATCATCTACGGAGCACGCATCTCGCTGTTCGTCGGCACCGTTTCGGCGACCATCGCGATGCTGCTGGGCACGACGATGGGCCTGATCGCCGGCTACTTCGAGCGGCGGGTGGGGCCGACGATCCTACGGTTCGCCGACATTCAGTTCTCGCTGCCCTTCTACGTCATCGCGATCGCCGTTGTCGCCCTGTTCGGGCCGAGCCTGCGCAATCTGGTCATCCTGCTGTCGTTCTGGGGCTGGGCGACCTACGCCCGCACCATCGCCGTCACCGTCTCGCAGCTCAAGCGGATGGAGTACGTGCAAGCCTCCCGGCTCCAGTGGTCAAGCGTCGCGCGGATCATGCGTGTGCACCTCCTGCCCGGCGTTTCCAGCAGCGTCATCGTGCTGTGGACGACGTCGGTCGGCGGTCTCATCCTGGTCGAGTCGGCGCTGTCCTTCATCGGTCTCGGCGTGCAGGTCCCCGATTTCTCGTGGGGCTCGATGCTCGGCGGAGCACAGACCGAGCTGCAGGGCGCCTGGTGGGTGGCCATCGTGCCCGGTGTGTTCCTCACCGCCACCATCGTGGCGTTCTACGTCCTCGGAGACGCGCTCCGCGACATCCTCAACCAGCCGGTCCCGAAGGACCACTGA
- a CDS encoding maleylpyruvate isomerase family mycothiol-dependent enzyme, whose amino-acid sequence MPTPADEIITALRAGHEELAALVRDLKEDELIRPSGASEWQVSQVLSHLGSGAEIGLASLTAARTGAPAPDGDFNRGVWQRWDAMSPAEHAAGFLTTNERLVEAYEALDADTRATLRIDMGFLPEPVDVATSARFRLSEFALHQWDVEVAFNRFAAVTPQAVPLLLDHVGGMLSWTSQPQELDGREATLLLRLHQPERTYGLRLGEKVELVDAPEQPDGELTAPAEAWLRLAVGRLGPAYTPDGVQVTGPVTVDDLRRVFAGF is encoded by the coding sequence ATGCCCACCCCTGCCGATGAGATCATCACCGCTCTCCGCGCCGGCCACGAGGAGTTGGCCGCGCTCGTGAGGGACCTCAAGGAGGACGAACTGATCCGACCGTCGGGTGCCAGCGAGTGGCAGGTGTCGCAGGTGCTCAGTCACCTGGGCAGCGGCGCCGAGATCGGCCTCGCCTCGCTTACCGCCGCCCGCACCGGCGCTCCCGCACCGGACGGCGACTTCAACCGCGGTGTCTGGCAGCGCTGGGACGCGATGTCCCCGGCCGAGCACGCCGCCGGGTTCCTGACCACGAACGAACGTCTCGTCGAGGCGTACGAGGCACTCGACGCCGACACCCGCGCCACGCTGCGCATCGACATGGGTTTCCTGCCCGAACCGGTGGACGTCGCCACCTCGGCCCGGTTCCGGCTCAGCGAGTTCGCCCTGCACCAGTGGGACGTCGAGGTGGCGTTCAACAGGTTCGCGGCGGTGACACCGCAGGCGGTGCCGCTGCTGCTCGACCACGTCGGCGGCATGCTGAGCTGGACGAGCCAGCCACAGGAGCTGGACGGCCGGGAAGCCACGCTGCTGCTGCGGCTGCACCAGCCGGAACGGACGTACGGGCTGCGGCTGGGCGAGAAGGTCGAGCTGGTCGACGCGCCCGAGCAGCCCGACGGCGAGCTGACCGCACCGGCCGAGGCATGGCTGCGACTCGCGGTGGGCCGGCTCGGCCCCGCGTACACCCCTGACGGCGTACAGGTGACCGGCCCGGTGACAGTGGACGACCTGCGCCGGGTCTTCGCCGGTTTCTGA
- a CDS encoding alpha/beta fold hydrolase: MPHLHVNKTNLHFRESGSGPTALFLAGFILDSTFWLDQIADLSDIRRCVSLDLRGFGLSDPITTDDLLDLDVYVEDVAAVARELGNGQPVDLVGFSLSSVVGGLVAERYPELVRSMSFLSPNLPPDTPAYRLYRDEMAKLAVREGIDAVYRRFAEYIVASGASLQSLARYRQMMQDTRLDMVVATLRTCGRTPDRTDLPSRITVPTNFVTATGDTVFDRSVAQGYADKAPKGRVSEVSGAGRLTPLESPHELSAVLREFWNDL, from the coding sequence ATGCCACACCTGCACGTCAACAAGACCAACCTGCACTTCCGTGAGTCCGGCTCCGGCCCGACGGCCCTGTTCCTGGCCGGTTTCATCCTGGACAGCACGTTCTGGCTCGACCAGATCGCCGACCTGTCCGACATCAGGCGGTGCGTGTCGCTCGACCTGCGCGGGTTCGGCCTGTCCGACCCGATCACCACCGACGACCTCCTCGACCTCGACGTGTACGTCGAGGACGTGGCCGCCGTGGCCCGTGAGCTGGGTAATGGGCAACCCGTCGACCTGGTGGGGTTCAGCCTCAGCTCGGTGGTCGGTGGGCTGGTGGCGGAGCGGTACCCCGAGCTGGTCCGCTCGATGTCGTTCCTCAGCCCCAACCTGCCGCCCGACACCCCGGCGTACCGCCTGTACCGGGACGAGATGGCCAAGCTCGCGGTACGCGAGGGCATCGACGCCGTCTACCGGCGGTTCGCCGAGTACATCGTCGCGTCCGGGGCGAGCCTGCAGAGCCTGGCCCGCTATCGCCAGATGATGCAGGACACCCGCCTGGACATGGTGGTGGCGACGCTGCGTACCTGCGGGCGTACGCCGGACCGGACCGATCTGCCGAGCCGCATCACAGTGCCGACGAACTTCGTGACGGCCACCGGGGACACGGTGTTCGACAGGTCGGTCGCCCAGGGTTACGCCGACAAGGCGCCCAAGGGCCGCGTGTCGGAGGTGAGCGGTGCCGGCCGGTTGACGCCCCTGGAGTCTCCGCACGAGCTGTCCGCCGTCCTGCGGGAGTTCTGGAACGACCTGTGA
- a CDS encoding RtcB family protein — protein MGFTPLAGTRAPVRVWTDPYAIEPQAAKQLRNIGALPWVQGVAVMPDVHFGKGATVGSVIAMRQAVSPAAVGVDIGCGMSAVRTSLTAADLPDDLAGLRSAIEATIPVGFAQRDRAVDPRRIRGLEQGGWDDFWGRFAGLDRKVAQLETRAQRQLGTLGGGNHFIEVCLEQGGDDEGRVWLMLHSGSRNIGKELAERHIGVARGLPHNADLPDRDLAVFLAGTPEMDAYRRDLWWAQEYARRNRAVMVALLCGVVREQFPQVSYDEPISCHHNYVAEESYDGVDVLVTRKGAIRAGKGDLGIIPGSMGTGSYIVRGRGNADAYCSASHGAGRRMSRAQAKRTFTRDDLVAQTAGVQCRKDAGVIDEIPGAYKDITEVMAQQEDLVEVVAHLKQVVCVKG, from the coding sequence ATGGGATTCACGCCCCTCGCCGGCACCCGGGCACCCGTCCGGGTCTGGACCGACCCGTACGCCATCGAGCCGCAGGCGGCCAAGCAGCTGCGCAACATCGGCGCGCTGCCCTGGGTGCAGGGCGTCGCCGTGATGCCCGACGTGCACTTCGGAAAGGGCGCCACTGTCGGCTCGGTGATCGCCATGCGGCAGGCCGTCTCGCCGGCCGCCGTCGGCGTGGACATCGGCTGCGGCATGTCAGCGGTGCGTACCTCGCTGACCGCCGCCGACCTGCCGGACGACCTGGCCGGCCTGCGCTCCGCGATCGAGGCCACCATCCCGGTGGGCTTCGCGCAGCGGGACCGGGCAGTCGACCCCCGTCGGATCCGGGGCCTGGAGCAGGGCGGCTGGGACGACTTCTGGGGCCGGTTCGCCGGGCTGGACCGCAAGGTGGCGCAGCTGGAGACCCGGGCACAGCGGCAGCTCGGAACGCTCGGCGGCGGCAACCACTTCATCGAGGTCTGCCTGGAACAGGGCGGCGACGACGAGGGCCGGGTGTGGCTGATGCTGCACTCCGGGTCCCGCAACATCGGCAAGGAGCTGGCCGAGCGGCACATCGGGGTGGCCCGGGGGCTGCCGCACAACGCCGACCTGCCCGACCGGGACCTCGCCGTGTTCCTCGCGGGCACTCCCGAAATGGACGCGTACCGGCGGGACCTGTGGTGGGCGCAGGAGTACGCGCGGCGCAACCGGGCGGTCATGGTGGCCCTGCTGTGCGGCGTGGTGCGGGAGCAGTTCCCGCAGGTGTCCTACGACGAGCCGATCTCGTGCCACCACAACTACGTCGCCGAGGAGAGCTACGACGGGGTGGACGTGCTCGTCACCCGCAAGGGCGCGATCCGGGCCGGGAAGGGCGACCTGGGCATCATCCCCGGGTCGATGGGCACCGGGTCGTACATCGTGCGGGGTCGGGGCAACGCCGACGCCTACTGCTCGGCGTCGCACGGTGCGGGCCGGCGGATGTCGCGGGCGCAGGCCAAGCGGACGTTCACCAGGGACGACCTGGTCGCGCAGACCGCCGGTGTCCAGTGCCGCAAGGACGCCGGGGTGATCGACGAGATCCCCGGCGCGTACAAGGACATCACCGAGGTGATGGCGCAGCAGGAGGACCTGGTGGAGGTGGTGGCGCACCTGAAGCAGGTGGTCTGCGTCAAGGGGTGA
- a CDS encoding ABC transporter permease gives MAHLTYLISRLAQLVLTVAGVMTVLFVLLRVSGDPAEVLSGPDATPEIVEATRARLGLEGSLLSQYLRFMGDLAVLDLGRSFTFGGDALTAVTDRLGASMLILLPAQVLTMLLGIALGSAVARAGKFRIGQIFMGGSFLLQAVPYFWLAIVLVLFLALQWKVLPATGSGGIEYAIIPIIAMTASHTAALARLARGEVADVLHRPFVLVARSKGISQGRLMFRHVLPVALPPIISYSGILFAFSVGQLVVLEPLFNYRGIGALLVNAVHGRDFPIVMAGVFVVTLMVGLVNLLADVVNRLIDSGLRTKVGVS, from the coding sequence GTGGCTCACCTGACGTATCTGATCAGTCGCCTGGCCCAGCTGGTCCTCACCGTCGCCGGTGTGATGACAGTGCTGTTCGTGCTCCTGCGCGTCTCGGGTGACCCGGCGGAGGTGTTGTCCGGACCGGACGCCACGCCGGAGATCGTCGAGGCGACAAGGGCCCGGCTGGGGCTGGAAGGCTCCCTGCTGAGCCAGTACCTCCGGTTCATGGGTGACCTGGCGGTCCTCGACCTGGGCCGGTCCTTCACCTTCGGCGGCGACGCGCTGACAGCGGTGACGGACCGGCTCGGGGCGAGCATGTTGATCCTCCTCCCGGCCCAGGTGCTCACCATGCTGCTCGGCATCGCGCTGGGCAGCGCGGTGGCGCGGGCCGGGAAGTTCCGGATCGGCCAGATCTTCATGGGCGGGTCGTTCCTGCTGCAGGCGGTCCCGTACTTCTGGCTGGCGATCGTGCTTGTGCTGTTCCTGGCCCTGCAGTGGAAGGTGCTGCCGGCGACCGGGTCTGGCGGCATCGAGTACGCGATCATCCCCATCATCGCGATGACCGCCAGCCACACGGCCGCGTTGGCCCGGCTGGCCCGTGGTGAGGTCGCGGACGTGCTGCACCGCCCGTTCGTCCTCGTCGCCCGCTCGAAGGGGATCTCACAGGGGCGGCTCATGTTCCGGCATGTCCTGCCGGTGGCTCTCCCGCCGATCATCTCGTACTCGGGGATCCTGTTCGCGTTCTCCGTGGGCCAGCTGGTCGTCCTCGAACCCCTGTTCAACTACCGCGGGATCGGCGCGCTCCTGGTGAACGCCGTACACGGCAGGGACTTTCCCATCGTGATGGCCGGGGTGTTCGTGGTGACGCTGATGGTCGGGCTGGTGAACCTTCTGGCGGACGTCGTGAACCGACTGATCGACTCCGGCCTGCGGACGAAGGTGGGTGTGTCATGA
- a CDS encoding MFS transporter encodes MAGATSTAPGAPGAGASTGTPYPRRWLALMVIALAQLMVVLDATIVNIALPQAQADLGINDANRQWVVTAYTLAFGGLLLLGGRIADYWGRKRTFIVGMIGFALASALGGLATTGEMLFAARALQGAFGALLAPAALALLTVLFTETTERAKAFAVYGAIAGGGSAVGLLLGGVLTEYADWRWCLLVNIPIAAVAIALALPLVPESRAHGNTRYDIPGAVVVTAGLVSLVYGFTKAAEDGWDAAATLGFIAAGVVLLAVFVVIELRSNHPLLPLRIILDRNRGAAYLATTLIGAGLFGAFLFLTFYFQVVLRYTPLEAGLASLPVTGGVLIAAAGASQLMPRLGAKPLMVGGAALAAIGMLVLTQIDVDTSFLTHLLPAQFILGLGLGFTFVPLSSLALFGVPEHDAGAASATLNATQQVGGSLGTALLNTMYTSAVTAYLVSRAPSPATQVKALVHGYSVAFAWGAALIVLAGLIALFLIKVRKGDIRTSGPAHMG; translated from the coding sequence GCTGGCTCGCGCTGATGGTCATCGCCCTCGCGCAGCTGATGGTGGTCCTGGACGCCACAATCGTGAACATCGCGCTCCCCCAGGCCCAGGCGGACCTGGGCATCAACGACGCGAACCGGCAGTGGGTCGTCACCGCCTACACGCTCGCCTTCGGTGGCCTGCTGCTGCTCGGCGGCCGGATCGCCGACTACTGGGGGCGCAAGCGCACGTTCATCGTCGGCATGATCGGCTTCGCGCTGGCCTCCGCGCTGGGCGGTCTGGCGACCACCGGCGAGATGCTCTTCGCCGCCCGGGCCCTACAGGGGGCTTTCGGCGCGCTGCTCGCCCCGGCCGCGCTGGCCCTGCTCACCGTCCTGTTCACCGAGACGACCGAACGCGCCAAGGCGTTCGCCGTGTACGGCGCCATCGCCGGTGGTGGCTCGGCGGTCGGCCTGCTGCTCGGTGGGGTGCTCACCGAGTACGCGGACTGGCGCTGGTGCCTGCTGGTGAACATCCCGATCGCCGCCGTGGCGATCGCCCTCGCCCTGCCGCTGGTGCCGGAAAGCCGGGCGCACGGCAACACCCGCTACGACATACCGGGCGCTGTCGTCGTCACGGCGGGCCTGGTCTCCCTCGTGTACGGCTTCACGAAGGCCGCGGAGGACGGCTGGGACGCCGCCGCGACGCTCGGTTTCATCGCCGCCGGTGTGGTGCTGCTCGCCGTCTTCGTGGTGATCGAGCTGCGCTCCAACCATCCCCTGTTGCCGCTGCGGATCATCCTGGACCGCAACCGGGGCGCGGCGTACCTCGCCACGACGCTGATCGGCGCCGGCCTGTTCGGCGCGTTCCTCTTCCTGACCTTCTACTTCCAGGTGGTGCTTCGGTACACGCCGCTGGAGGCCGGCCTCGCGTCGCTGCCGGTCACCGGCGGTGTGCTGATCGCCGCCGCCGGCGCCAGCCAGCTGATGCCCCGGCTGGGCGCCAAACCGCTGATGGTCGGTGGCGCCGCGCTCGCCGCCATCGGCATGCTGGTGCTCACTCAGATCGACGTGGACACCTCGTTCCTCACCCATCTGCTCCCCGCCCAGTTCATCCTCGGCCTGGGCCTCGGTTTCACATTCGTGCCGCTGTCCAGCCTGGCGCTGTTCGGGGTGCCGGAGCACGACGCCGGCGCGGCCAGCGCGACGCTCAACGCCACCCAGCAGGTCGGCGGCTCGTTGGGCACCGCCCTGCTGAACACCATGTACACGAGCGCTGTCACCGCGTACCTGGTGTCCCGGGCACCGAGCCCGGCCACCCAGGTCAAGGCGCTGGTGCACGGCTACAGCGTGGCGTTCGCCTGGGGCGCGGCACTGATCGTGCTCGCCGGCCTGATCGCCCTGTTCCTGATCAAGGTACGCAAGGGGGACATCCGGACCAGCGGTCCCGCGCACATGGGTTGA
- a CDS encoding ABC transporter substrate-binding protein — protein sequence MTDAVNPRTVRSRRDFLRYTALVGAAFAVAPALVACGSDDDEDAGAGGPIRIGTSVLDPDANPLKSLGHSANYLAFDALTRMNPSTLKIEPGLATSWTRLSETEMEFKLREGVKFSDGTPLTAKDVKFSYDITKKEGLALASLIANVSSVDVVDDLTVRIRTSKPDAILEKRTALLFIVPEKAYTAAGTEAFGLAPVGSGQYRITKVVPNSQITLEAAEDPWEGKPANSRVEYMQYSDQSAFLAAMQSGQLDIGHNLPVQALKNLGSDMKVEVVSTGSPLAVQFDTKIAPFNNPEVRRALNLAIDVESIVSAVMNGAGEPLPGQLTAKGCFGHNPDLKAIPFDLQQAKDILAREGVKPFSTEIAGLPVNKPLMEAISGQLGAIGITVKVTVLDFAVWVDGFNNGSKWPLFVKGMNYSPLFDAELSYRYPTAGAEGRKGWVDAHYDQLLEKSRNEMDSAAREKILQEMGAHLHKELPFIFLFGQQWVVASTSDVSGYDPSTGFWVDASTVTKS from the coding sequence ATGACTGACGCCGTCAACCCCCGGACCGTGCGATCGCGTCGGGACTTCCTCCGCTACACGGCGCTCGTCGGCGCCGCCTTCGCAGTCGCTCCGGCGCTTGTCGCCTGCGGGTCCGACGACGACGAGGACGCCGGCGCCGGCGGGCCGATCAGGATCGGCACGTCGGTTCTGGACCCGGACGCCAACCCGCTGAAGTCCCTCGGACACAGCGCCAACTACCTCGCCTTCGACGCGTTGACCCGGATGAACCCGTCGACCCTGAAGATCGAGCCGGGGCTCGCCACCTCGTGGACGCGGCTGTCCGAGACGGAGATGGAGTTCAAGCTCCGCGAAGGGGTGAAGTTCTCCGACGGCACGCCGCTGACCGCCAAGGACGTGAAGTTCTCCTACGACATCACGAAGAAGGAAGGCCTGGCCCTGGCCTCCCTGATCGCCAACGTCAGCTCTGTCGACGTGGTCGACGACCTGACGGTGCGCATCCGGACCTCCAAGCCGGACGCGATCCTGGAGAAGCGGACCGCCCTGCTCTTCATCGTGCCCGAGAAGGCGTACACCGCTGCCGGCACGGAGGCGTTCGGCCTCGCGCCCGTCGGCAGTGGGCAGTACCGGATCACCAAGGTGGTCCCCAACTCGCAGATCACGCTGGAAGCCGCGGAGGACCCCTGGGAGGGTAAGCCGGCCAACTCGCGGGTGGAGTACATGCAGTACTCCGACCAGAGCGCCTTCCTTGCCGCGATGCAGTCCGGGCAGCTCGACATCGGCCACAACCTGCCGGTGCAGGCCCTCAAGAACCTGGGCTCGGACATGAAGGTGGAGGTCGTGTCCACCGGTTCGCCGCTGGCCGTGCAGTTCGACACCAAGATCGCGCCCTTCAACAACCCGGAGGTCCGTCGTGCGCTGAACCTCGCGATCGACGTGGAGTCCATCGTCAGCGCGGTGATGAACGGCGCCGGCGAGCCCCTGCCCGGCCAGCTCACCGCCAAGGGATGCTTCGGCCACAACCCGGACCTCAAGGCCATCCCGTTCGACCTTCAGCAGGCCAAGGACATCCTGGCTCGGGAGGGCGTCAAACCCTTCTCCACCGAGATCGCCGGCCTGCCGGTGAACAAGCCGCTGATGGAGGCGATCAGCGGGCAGCTGGGCGCCATCGGCATCACCGTGAAGGTCACCGTCCTGGACTTCGCGGTGTGGGTGGACGGCTTCAACAACGGCAGCAAGTGGCCGCTGTTCGTCAAGGGCATGAACTACTCGCCGCTGTTCGACGCCGAACTGTCCTACCGCTACCCCACGGCCGGTGCCGAGGGGCGCAAGGGCTGGGTGGACGCGCACTACGACCAGCTGCTGGAGAAGTCCCGTAACGAGATGGACTCCGCCGCCCGCGAGAAGATCCTCCAGGAGATGGGGGCACACCTGCACAAGGAGCTCCCGTTCATCTTCCTGTTCGGCCAGCAGTGGGTGGTCGCCAGCACCTCCGATGTCTCCGGGTACGACCCGAGCACCGGGTTCTGGGTGGACGCGTCGACAGTGACGAAGTCATGA